The DNA window AATCAGTTTTCCAGGCATTAGAGGCTTTCCCTGATGAGGTGATCCTCCAGTGTCTTTTCTACTGCTGGTTTTGATTCAGATAGCTAACAACCCAACACGGTTTTAGCAGGGTTCTAAATCCGCTATGTAGCTGTCACTTATCCGCTACCCTCATTGTCATCTGATAGCTTATCAAATGACAATGAGGGTAGGTTCTTCCGATCTTTTGGTGAAGCGTTCGAGATTAGAAATAGACGATGATTTTGAGAAGCACTTTCTAAGCGACAATGAAACGCTTACTCAGCAGTTCTAAACCAGCCCGTCCAAACATCTGCCGTTTCACCATCTTCAATCGATTGTTGAAGCCTTCAACCATGCCATTGCTCACCTCTAAAACCATGCTGGCTCGCACCGCAGCATAATCCTCGAAAAGACTCTTTGCAAATGCTCGAAACGTTTTGAGTTTGCTCTTGAACACCTTCATCAACCAAGGTTCAAACCCTTCTGCTTTACGTTGGCGTAGCAATTGTGAAAACTCCTGAGCCAACTCAACCGCTTCGTTCAAATCCGGATGTGCTGCGACCAATCGAGCTAACAAATCGACTTCTTCGGTATCTCGATGTGATTCGGATTTAACAATCAGAAAACTAGCGCGACGTGCAGTGAAGGGCGGCAATTGTGGGTCGCTCACTTTCGCCAACCCCGAAGTCCAAAGTGCTCGCTTGGGTGGCAGGCCCTGAGCTTCTCGTAGTTGTTTGAGGTAGCGCATCAGGGTCCGCTCACTGCCGGTGTAACCTTGTTGTTGCAAGAAAACCATTAACAGTGAGGTCTCTTGAATACCATCATTCCAGCACGCGAGAATCCTTGACTTGTAGGGTCGAGAATGCTCCGACCCAAAGTGGCTCGTCGAGCGGAAGTCTTCGCTACTTCTGGGGACTTGAGTCTGCGTTGAACCGTTCGCTCACTCACTCCCACCGCCTCGGCAATTGCCCTCTGCGTCCATTGTTGCTGGTGTAATCTTCTCATTTCCTGGTCTTGTTCAACTCGACGTTGGTGATTCGCCAAGGCTTGGGCTTGAGCATCGACAGTGGCGGTTGGCAGGGCGATGACGACCACTGTCTCTGGGGATGTTTTGGCTTGTCGCCATTGTTCTTCAACCGCTTTCAACTGAGAACTGTAGCCGTTTAGCAGCTTCTCTAGAGTCTCCTGTAAGTTCTGCATGAGATGGAACCGATCCGCCACCTGCTCCGCATTGGGTGCGCCTTCGTTCATCCCACGGCGGTAGGTGGCCGAACGGTCACGTGACAACACCTCCACCCCTGGGTGCTGGGCCAACCATTGGGCTAAGGTTTCTGCTTTGCGATCAGCTAGCAGCGCAAGCGGACGATGTCGTTCGAGATCCACCAGAAGGGTGCCGTATTGCTGTCCTTTGCGAAAGGCAAAGTCATCGACTCCCAGGATTTTGGGCACCTCAAATTCAGGTAGAGGAAGTTTTGCAAGCACATTCAACAGGGTGCTGCCGCAAACTTCAGTACCGACTTGATGGGACAAACGCGCACCCGCAGCACCGCCTAACGCCAGACCAATCGCTTCGAGTCGCTGCACCAATCGAACGGTTTCCCTCGCCCAGGGGGCCGCAATGTCAGGAATTCGCTCGGTGAAAATACGCCGAATGCAACCTGGAGTATCACAGAAAAACTTACTGACTTGCACGGTTAGAGTCAACTTGAAATGAACACAAGGTAAATCAGCCAGGGTGCGCTGATAACGGCTGTGAGTACGGGCAGACCGGGGGCCACACACCGGACATTTTGCAAGATGTTGGGTGGAAAGCACACTCAAAGTCAGCTGCTGTTCCTCAGTATCGAGTTCACAGTGTTCCAACTGATGTTTGCTGGAATCAGGCAATAACTGTTGAAAAAACGGTCGGGTCTGAGTCGTAATTAAGTTGAAGATAGGCAGATCCTCCTGATTTCCCTTCATTGTAACTTTTCACCAAAAGATCGGAAGAACCTTTAACTGAGATCTTGCACCATTCTCAATAAGGGTTGCCAAGAGAGACAAAATCTGAAAGAAAGGGCGTAGTAAAAAAAATCAGAAGACGGTCATGGAAACCATTCTTCAACACGCCCAAGCATTAGTGTATAGCCTTCTCTGCTTGATGCCCAGTGCCGATCAAAAAGCTAGTCTCAAGGCTCTATTGGGGCTGTTCTTAGACGCTCAAGGTCATGCTTTACCCGCCCATACCTGTGTCAAATCCCCCAGTGCGTTAAGTCGTTTTCTCAACCACTATCGTTGGTCTACTCGACAGGTGATTCGCACCACTCGACAGGCGATTTTGCAGCAGATTGCCACTCATCTGCCTCATGCCAAAATACCGATCCGGATTTTGATTGACTTAACGACTTTAGAGAAAAGCGGCAAGTTTCGGCAGTTGAGTACACCAACCTCAGATCCCGATCACCCCGACCCCTGGGTGCGCTTTTTGAATGGTAAACGAGGTCTGCACCTGGTTGTCCTCTACCTGGTCGTGGGGGAGTGGCGAGTGCCCTGGAGCTTTCGGGTTTGGCGAGGCAAGGGCTATGCTAGTCC is part of the Kovacikia minuta CCNUW1 genome and encodes:
- a CDS encoding ISL3 family transposase codes for the protein MKGNQEDLPIFNLITTQTRPFFQQLLPDSSKHQLEHCELDTEEQQLTLSVLSTQHLAKCPVCGPRSARTHSRYQRTLADLPCVHFKLTLTVQVSKFFCDTPGCIRRIFTERIPDIAAPWARETVRLVQRLEAIGLALGGAAGARLSHQVGTEVCGSTLLNVLAKLPLPEFEVPKILGVDDFAFRKGQQYGTLLVDLERHRPLALLADRKAETLAQWLAQHPGVEVLSRDRSATYRRGMNEGAPNAEQVADRFHLMQNLQETLEKLLNGYSSQLKAVEEQWRQAKTSPETVVVIALPTATVDAQAQALANHQRRVEQDQEMRRLHQQQWTQRAIAEAVGVSERTVQRRLKSPEVAKTSARRATLGRSILDPTSQGFSRAGMMVFKRPHC
- a CDS encoding transposase yields the protein MVFLQQQGYTGSERTLMRYLKQLREAQGLPPKRALWTSGLAKVSDPQLPPFTARRASFLIVKSESHRDTEEVDLLARLVAAHPDLNEAVELAQEFSQLLRQRKAEGFEPWLMKVFKSKLKTFRAFAKSLFEDYAAVRASMVLEVSNGMVEGFNNRLKMVKRQMFGRAGLELLSKRFIVA